In Trichocoleus sp., a single genomic region encodes these proteins:
- a CDS encoding PstS family phosphate ABC transporter substrate-binding protein, with translation MIAIHPSFKASLLLLATAFVLSACSGGVQPQAKDNAATNTTASPAGNAASTSVIEVDGSSTVYPVTNAVAQAFRQSNPSTEITVGFSGTTGGFRKFCAGETDISDASRPISTEEIATCRANGIRFIELPIAFDALTVVVHPENTWAQNLSVSELKKVWETAAQGKITNWNQVRPDFPNRPLTLYGPGRDSGTYDYFAEVITGEAATRSDYTGSEDDNRLVQGVASNPNALGFFGLSYYEKNQDKLKAVQIVDDSQSQSKGPVAPSREAVETAQYQPLSRPLFIYVNGQASQQNQQLRQFVEFYLKNGSSLVQSVDYVPLPPEAYEVGQVHLFKGEYGTAYEGKPQPYLTIREVLQKEQTL, from the coding sequence ATGATCGCAATTCATCCATCGTTTAAGGCATCTCTACTTTTGCTAGCTACTGCTTTTGTTCTATCTGCTTGTAGTGGTGGCGTACAGCCCCAAGCAAAGGACAATGCCGCCACCAATACCACAGCGAGCCCAGCAGGAAATGCAGCTTCAACCTCTGTTATCGAAGTTGATGGGTCCAGCACGGTGTACCCTGTCACAAATGCTGTTGCTCAAGCGTTTCGCCAATCTAATCCCAGTACTGAAATCACGGTAGGGTTTTCAGGAACAACAGGGGGATTTAGAAAGTTTTGTGCTGGCGAAACCGATATCAGCGATGCCTCTCGTCCTATTTCAACCGAGGAGATTGCAACTTGTCGCGCCAACGGAATCCGGTTTATTGAACTGCCGATCGCTTTTGACGCATTGACGGTCGTCGTGCATCCTGAGAACACCTGGGCACAAAACTTGAGTGTTTCAGAACTCAAGAAAGTTTGGGAGACTGCGGCACAGGGGAAAATTACAAACTGGAATCAAGTTCGTCCTGACTTCCCTAATCGTCCACTCACCCTTTATGGTCCTGGGCGCGACTCTGGAACCTACGACTATTTTGCAGAAGTAATCACAGGGGAAGCAGCAACCCGCAGCGACTACACAGGTAGCGAGGATGACAATCGATTAGTCCAAGGGGTTGCTAGTAACCCTAATGCCTTGGGATTTTTTGGATTGTCCTACTACGAAAAAAATCAGGACAAGCTGAAAGCAGTCCAAATTGTTGATGACAGTCAGAGTCAATCAAAAGGGCCCGTCGCCCCTTCTCGTGAAGCGGTCGAAACGGCCCAATATCAGCCTTTGTCCCGTCCGCTGTTCATTTACGTCAACGGTCAGGCATCACAGCAGAATCAACAACTGCGTCAGTTTGTCGAGTTTTATCTAAAGAATGGGTCGAGTCTTGTCCAATCGGTTGATTATGTCCCCCTGCCGCCAGAAGCTTATGAGGTGGGTCAAGTTCATCTCTTCAAGGGAGAGTACGGCACGGCTTATGAAGGCAAGCCTCAACCTTATTTAACGATTCGAGAAGTTCTTCAGAAAGAGCAAACGCTTTAG
- a CDS encoding metalloregulator ArsR/SmtB family transcription factor, which produces MGKLPTLLSSQVLAGFHALSEPLRLQVLELLRDRELCVCDLCAALDVTQSKLSFHLKVLKEAELVRSRQEGRWIYYSLNLPQFVVMEQYLADYRRFSPIVPSRSCEA; this is translated from the coding sequence ATGGGGAAACTGCCAACACTATTATCCAGTCAAGTTCTTGCAGGCTTTCATGCCCTTTCAGAACCCCTGCGATTGCAAGTGCTAGAGCTTTTGCGGGATCGAGAACTTTGCGTCTGTGATCTTTGTGCAGCATTAGACGTAACGCAGTCTAAGCTGTCATTTCATCTGAAAGTACTGAAGGAAGCCGAACTGGTGCGTTCCCGACAGGAAGGTCGTTGGATTTATTACAGCCTGAACCTGCCTCAATTTGTCGTGATGGAACAGTATCTTGCTGATTATCGCCGCTTTAGTCCGATCGTCCCTAGCCGCTCCTGTGAAGCTTGA
- a CDS encoding metalloregulator ArsR/SmtB family transcription factor, whose protein sequence is MEKTPSSTPSVESIAEIFSALGQVSRLQIVRLLLAAYPKGLPAGEIQKELGISAPTLSHHLEKLRQVGVLQTEKDRQWIWYSVRSEALKQLMEFLYAECCTRNHVVVLEGSADDSDQGCCA, encoded by the coding sequence ATGGAAAAGACACCCTCAAGCACTCCATCTGTCGAGTCGATTGCCGAAATCTTCTCAGCACTGGGACAGGTTTCGCGGTTGCAAATCGTTCGGTTGCTGCTTGCTGCCTATCCCAAAGGTCTACCAGCTGGAGAAATTCAGAAGGAGTTGGGTATTTCTGCCCCAACGCTTTCCCATCACCTGGAAAAGCTGCGTCAGGTGGGTGTTCTGCAAACCGAGAAGGATCGTCAGTGGATCTGGTACAGTGTCCGTTCTGAGGCATTGAAGCAATTGATGGAGTTCCTTTATGCCGAGTGCTGCACGCGCAACCATGTGGTAGTGCTGGAAGGATCTGCGGATGATTCGGATCAGGGCTGCTGCGCTTAA
- a CDS encoding ArsI/CadI family heavy metal resistance metalloenzyme, with the protein MATFKTHVALNVTNLDNSVAFYQAMFGVAPVKHKADYAKFDLDQPALNLTMNLIDRVESRGALSHLGVQVDSTETVKQAIERFKAAELATFEEQDTDCCYALQDKVWVTDPDGNRWEIFVVKVGDTAPEQNVGSACPQPQVQAIKPCCA; encoded by the coding sequence ATGGCTACCTTCAAAACTCATGTTGCGTTGAATGTCACTAACCTTGACAACTCTGTTGCTTTTTACCAGGCGATGTTTGGTGTTGCTCCAGTGAAGCACAAAGCTGATTATGCCAAGTTTGACCTGGATCAACCTGCCCTCAATCTGACAATGAATTTAATCGATCGCGTCGAGTCACGCGGCGCACTCTCGCACTTAGGCGTTCAAGTCGATAGTACCGAGACTGTAAAACAGGCGATCGAGCGGTTCAAAGCCGCAGAGTTAGCAACCTTTGAAGAGCAAGATACGGACTGCTGCTATGCCTTACAGGACAAGGTTTGGGTGACAGATCCAGATGGCAATCGCTGGGAGATTTTTGTGGTCAAGGTTGGGGATACGGCTCCAGAACAGAATGTGGGTTCAGCCTGCCCTCAGCCTCAAGTCCAAGCCATTAAGCCCTGCTGTGCTTAA